Proteins encoded in a region of the Vicia villosa cultivar HV-30 ecotype Madison, WI linkage group LG5, Vvil1.0, whole genome shotgun sequence genome:
- the LOC131601279 gene encoding ataxin-3 homolog, producing the protein MVLQKALEVWDLQVIPLDSPVAEPAQVDPELENAFICHLQDHWFCIRKVNGEWYNFDSLYAAPQHLSKFYLAAYLDSLKGSGWSIFLVRGNFPKEFPISSAEASNGFGQWLLPEDAERITKSCNSVQQAPQQERVEERQHYSNQFLSREEAELFSDMEDEDLKAAIAASLMDSTPIVTNIAEASNPQNNDKQKSIQVETIEEASVPPSDKNNQQDASSFGGDNSQRENQNKEKNTL; encoded by the coding sequence GTTTTACAAAAGGCTTTGGAGGTGTGGGACCTACAAGTCATTCCTCTTGATTCTCCAGTTGCCGAGCCGGCCCAGGTTGATCCTGAGCTGGAAAATGCCTTTATTTGTCATTTGCAAGATCATTGGTTTTGTATCCGCAAAGTGAATGGAGAGTGGTATAACTTTGACAGTCTCTACGCAGCTCCACAGCACCTTTCCAAGTTTTACCTTGCAGCCTATCTCGACTCTTTGAAAGGCTCTGGATGGAGCATATTCCTGGTGAGAGGAAATTTTCCAAAAGAGTTTCCCATCTCTTCGGCTGAAGCTTCCAACGGTTTCGGCCAGTGGCTTTTACCTGAAGATGCTGAGAGAATAACTAAATCTTGTAACTCAGTACAGCAGGCTCCACAACAAGAAAGAGTTGAGGAAAGGCAACACTATTCGAATCAGTTTCTTTCACGTGAGGAAGCTGAACTGTTTTCGGACATGGAAGATGAGGATCTAAAGGCGGCTATAGCTGCTAGTCTGATGGATTCAACCCCAATTGTGACCAATATTGCTGAAGCTAGTAATCCTCAAAATAATGACAAGCAAAAGAGTATACAAGTGGAAACCATTGAAGAAGCTAGTGTACCTCCCAgtgataaaaacaatcaacaagaTGCGTCTTCTTTTGGCGGTGATAACTCTCAAAGGGAAAACCAGAATAAAGAGAAGAACACTCTCTGA
- the LOC131601280 gene encoding TATA box-binding protein-associated factor RNA polymerase I subunit B-like isoform X2, whose amino-acid sequence MDDLRVVTCGSCNFVGEPFESDGFFFCISCGEQNHDAFDNGAEEEEAVGGIYQASHQRRAPAHSEAIDVLPISHYNPLSQSTLLSSLRLTDPPVKVKQENVDLPQSSFNPSTPADFGGSNVPSSEDYHNEIRYRYVFGLQIMVELQCEALVKEFKVTPLICGLVGPIWLRFIAKTGVFDEDWANKVLDDSETQKEGEPEDYNTRGKYRSEPHNMEAIMPSDIIKWAREGRLPYLSAFVEIEKRMKHPSIACPISSSYMFRPKRALSVYKLESHASSIAQFIGLELPPVNFYALAYRYLEKLSLPVEKILPYACRIYEWSMPPDLWLSLSKDYFRLPTHVCVVSVLVVAIRILYNINGYGDWEKSLSHNGSAKDSAKNPAEHRKHDLDCAGLLQHLHATYNGIADSSEYSKDLLAYLKYCKDVVFAGVEPSCEEKNMIEKLWEHYQNEENTESSQSGKQDSSSFNGSGLRNEGCVKETPKNEKRRECFNEPSHDNGGCVADDFPGSSSDDNSSKSLPDGEAFIKQLKIDMEENRFCYMPPNVKPKKLDYVHYVRKKDKGALSYVAHADYYILLRAFARVAYDNDIRILHIGVLSLERRLAWLEKKIGQCLHLKPPNISCQYCTLRPTEKSDDESEHKT is encoded by the exons ATGGATGATCTCCGTGTAGTGACTTGTGGATCCTGTAACTTTGTGGGAGAACCTTTCGAATCAGATGGCTTCTTCTTCTGCATTAGCTGCGGAGAACAAAATCACGATGCTTTTGACAATGGTGCCGAAGAGGAAGAAGCCGTTGGTGGTATCTACCAGGCCAGTCACCAACGCCGAGCACCTGCTCATTCCGAAGCAATTGATGTTCTACCAATCTCACATTATAACCCATTATCCCAATCCACCTTACTTTCCAGCCTTCGGTTAACTGATCCCCCGGTTAAAGTAAAACAAGAGAATGTTGACCTACCTCAGTCTTCGTTTAATCCCTCAACTCCTGCCGATTTTGGAGGCTCGAATGTTCCAAGCTCCGAAGATTACCACAATGAGATAAGGTATCGGTATGTGTTCGGGTTACAGATTATGGTTGAGCTTCAATGTGAAGCTCTGGTGAAGGAGTTTAAGGTTACACCTTTGATATGTGGCTTGGTTGGACCTATTTGGTTGAGATTTATCGCCAAGACTGGTGTTTTCGATGAAGACTGGGCTAATAAAGTACTTGATGACTCTGAGACGCAGAAAGAAG GAGAACCAGAAGATTATAACACACGTGGTAAATACAGATCAGAACCTCACAATAT GGAAGCCATCATGCCATCAGACATAATTAAGTGGGCACGTGAAGGGAGGCTTCCATATTTATCTGCTTTTGTTGAAATTGAAAAGCGTATGAAACATCCATCAATTGCATGTCCTATCAGTTCAAGTTATATGTTCAGGCCAAAGCGAGCTCTTTCTGTTTATAAACTAGAGTCACATGCCTCGTCAATTGCCCAATTTATAGGCTTGGAGTTACCTCCTGTTAACTTTTATGCATTAGCTTATCGTTATCTTGAAAAGCTATCTCTTCCTgttgaaaagattcttccatATGCATGTCGCATTTATGAATGGTCGATGCCTCCAGATTTGTGGCTATCGTTATCCAAGGATTATTTTAGACTACCTACTCATGTTTGTGTTGTCTCGGTTCTGGTTGTAGCAATTAGGATTTTGTATAACATTAATGGTTATGGAGACTGGGAGAAAAGTTTATCTCATAATGGTAGTGCCAAAGATTCAGCCAAAAATCCAGCAGAACATCGAAAACACGATTTGGATTGTGCTGGGCTTCTCCAACACCTTCACGCAACTTATAATGGGATTGCAGACAGCAGTG agTATTCTAAGGACTTACTTGCATATCTCAAATACTGTAAGGATGTTGTGTTTGCGGGAGTAGAACCATCCtgtgaagaaaaaaatatgatCGAAAAACTATGGGAACACTATCAGAATGAAGAG AATACTGAATCATCACAATCTGGAAAGCAAGACAGTTCTTCTTTTAATGGCTCGGGGTTGAGAAATGAAGGATGTGTCAAAGAGACACCTAAAAATGAAAAGAGAAGAGAATGTTTCAACGAACCCTCTCATGACAATGGCGGTTGCGTTGCAGATGACTTTCCGGGAAGTTCAAGTGATGATAATTCCTCCAAGAGTTTGCCGGATGGAGAAGCCTTTATTAAACAGTTGAAAATAGACATGGAGGAAAACCGATTTTGTTACATGCCACCCAATGTCAAGCCGAAAAAACTTGATTATGTTCACTATGTTCGAAAGAAGGATAAAGGTGCCCTGTCCTATGTTGCTCATGCTGATTATTACATTTTGCTTCGGGCATTTGCTAGAGTTGCATATGATAATGACATTCGGATTTTGCATATTGGTGTCTTGAGTCTTGAAAGAAGACTTGCTTGGCTAGAGAAAAAGATTGGTCAATGCTTGCATTTGAAACCTCCTAATATTTCTTGTCAATATTGTACTCTTAGGCCAACTGAAAAATCAGATGATGAGTCTGAACACAAAACTTga
- the LOC131601280 gene encoding TATA box-binding protein-associated factor RNA polymerase I subunit B-like isoform X1, whose translation MDDLRVVTCGSCNFVGEPFESDGFFFCISCGEQNHDAFDNGAEEEEAVGGIYQASHQRRAPAHSEAIDVLPISHYNPLSQSTLLSSLRLTDPPVKVKQENVDLPQSSFNPSTPADFGGSNVPSSEDYHNEIRYRYVFGLQIMVELQCEALVKEFKVTPLICGLVGPIWLRFIAKTGVFDEDWANKVLDDSETQKEGEPEDYNTRGKYRSEPHNMYGQRAVFIWFRSLKNRIPLVSTIVVSYLACHIAREAIMPSDIIKWAREGRLPYLSAFVEIEKRMKHPSIACPISSSYMFRPKRALSVYKLESHASSIAQFIGLELPPVNFYALAYRYLEKLSLPVEKILPYACRIYEWSMPPDLWLSLSKDYFRLPTHVCVVSVLVVAIRILYNINGYGDWEKSLSHNGSAKDSAKNPAEHRKHDLDCAGLLQHLHATYNGIADSSEYSKDLLAYLKYCKDVVFAGVEPSCEEKNMIEKLWEHYQNEENTESSQSGKQDSSSFNGSGLRNEGCVKETPKNEKRRECFNEPSHDNGGCVADDFPGSSSDDNSSKSLPDGEAFIKQLKIDMEENRFCYMPPNVKPKKLDYVHYVRKKDKGALSYVAHADYYILLRAFARVAYDNDIRILHIGVLSLERRLAWLEKKIGQCLHLKPPNISCQYCTLRPTEKSDDESEHKT comes from the exons ATGGATGATCTCCGTGTAGTGACTTGTGGATCCTGTAACTTTGTGGGAGAACCTTTCGAATCAGATGGCTTCTTCTTCTGCATTAGCTGCGGAGAACAAAATCACGATGCTTTTGACAATGGTGCCGAAGAGGAAGAAGCCGTTGGTGGTATCTACCAGGCCAGTCACCAACGCCGAGCACCTGCTCATTCCGAAGCAATTGATGTTCTACCAATCTCACATTATAACCCATTATCCCAATCCACCTTACTTTCCAGCCTTCGGTTAACTGATCCCCCGGTTAAAGTAAAACAAGAGAATGTTGACCTACCTCAGTCTTCGTTTAATCCCTCAACTCCTGCCGATTTTGGAGGCTCGAATGTTCCAAGCTCCGAAGATTACCACAATGAGATAAGGTATCGGTATGTGTTCGGGTTACAGATTATGGTTGAGCTTCAATGTGAAGCTCTGGTGAAGGAGTTTAAGGTTACACCTTTGATATGTGGCTTGGTTGGACCTATTTGGTTGAGATTTATCGCCAAGACTGGTGTTTTCGATGAAGACTGGGCTAATAAAGTACTTGATGACTCTGAGACGCAGAAAGAAG GAGAACCAGAAGATTATAACACACGTGGTAAATACAGATCAGAACCTCACAATATGTATGGTCAGCGAGCTGTGTTTATATGGTTTAGGTCTTTAAAGAATAGGATTCCACTAGTTAGCACCATTGTTGTTTCATATTTGGCATGTCATATTGCCAGGGAAGCCATCATGCCATCAGACATAATTAAGTGGGCACGTGAAGGGAGGCTTCCATATTTATCTGCTTTTGTTGAAATTGAAAAGCGTATGAAACATCCATCAATTGCATGTCCTATCAGTTCAAGTTATATGTTCAGGCCAAAGCGAGCTCTTTCTGTTTATAAACTAGAGTCACATGCCTCGTCAATTGCCCAATTTATAGGCTTGGAGTTACCTCCTGTTAACTTTTATGCATTAGCTTATCGTTATCTTGAAAAGCTATCTCTTCCTgttgaaaagattcttccatATGCATGTCGCATTTATGAATGGTCGATGCCTCCAGATTTGTGGCTATCGTTATCCAAGGATTATTTTAGACTACCTACTCATGTTTGTGTTGTCTCGGTTCTGGTTGTAGCAATTAGGATTTTGTATAACATTAATGGTTATGGAGACTGGGAGAAAAGTTTATCTCATAATGGTAGTGCCAAAGATTCAGCCAAAAATCCAGCAGAACATCGAAAACACGATTTGGATTGTGCTGGGCTTCTCCAACACCTTCACGCAACTTATAATGGGATTGCAGACAGCAGTG agTATTCTAAGGACTTACTTGCATATCTCAAATACTGTAAGGATGTTGTGTTTGCGGGAGTAGAACCATCCtgtgaagaaaaaaatatgatCGAAAAACTATGGGAACACTATCAGAATGAAGAG AATACTGAATCATCACAATCTGGAAAGCAAGACAGTTCTTCTTTTAATGGCTCGGGGTTGAGAAATGAAGGATGTGTCAAAGAGACACCTAAAAATGAAAAGAGAAGAGAATGTTTCAACGAACCCTCTCATGACAATGGCGGTTGCGTTGCAGATGACTTTCCGGGAAGTTCAAGTGATGATAATTCCTCCAAGAGTTTGCCGGATGGAGAAGCCTTTATTAAACAGTTGAAAATAGACATGGAGGAAAACCGATTTTGTTACATGCCACCCAATGTCAAGCCGAAAAAACTTGATTATGTTCACTATGTTCGAAAGAAGGATAAAGGTGCCCTGTCCTATGTTGCTCATGCTGATTATTACATTTTGCTTCGGGCATTTGCTAGAGTTGCATATGATAATGACATTCGGATTTTGCATATTGGTGTCTTGAGTCTTGAAAGAAGACTTGCTTGGCTAGAGAAAAAGATTGGTCAATGCTTGCATTTGAAACCTCCTAATATTTCTTGTCAATATTGTACTCTTAGGCCAACTGAAAAATCAGATGATGAGTCTGAACACAAAACTTga
- the LOC131601282 gene encoding elongation factor 1-alpha-like, producing the protein MGKEKVHINIVVIGHVDSGKSTTTGHLIYKLGGIDKRVIERFEKEAAEMNKRSFKYAWVLDKLKAERERGITIDIALWKFETTKYYCTVIDAPGHRDFIKNMITGTSQADCAVLIIDSTTGGFEAGISKDGQTREHALLAFTLGVKQMICCCNKMDATTPKYSKGRYDEIVKEVASYLKKVGYNPDKIPFVPISGFEGDNMIERSTNLDWYKGPTLLEALDNVNEPKRPSDKPLRLPLQDVYKIGGIGTVPVGRVETGTIKPGMVVTFGPTGLQTEVKSVEMHHEALAEALPGDNVGFNVKNVAVKDLKRGYVASNSKDDPAKEAANFTSQVIIMNHPGQIGNGYAPVLDCHTSHIAVKFAELVTKIDRRSGKEIEKEPKFLKNGDAGIIKMVPTKPMVVETFSQYPPLGRFAVRDMRQTVAVGVIKAVEKKEPTGAANKIKKK; encoded by the exons ATGGGAAAAGAGAAGGTTCATATTAACATTGTGGTCATTGGCCATGTCGACTCTGGGAAATCAACTACTACCGGTCACTTGATCTACAAGCTTGGTGGAATTGACAAGCGTGTGATTGAGAGGTTTGAGAAAGAAGCTGCTGAGATGAACAAGCGTTCATTCAAGTATGCTTGGGTGCTTGACAAGCTCAAGGCTGAAAGGGAAAGAGGTATCACTATTGATATTGCTTTGTGGAAGTTTGAGACTACTAAGTACTACTGCACTGTCATTGATGCTCCCGGCCATAGGGATTTCATTAAGAATATGATCACCGGGACATCTCAAGCTGATTGTGCTGTTCTCATCATTGATTCCACTACTGGTGGTTTTGAGGCTGGTATTTCAAAGGATGGACAGACCCGTGAGCACGCTCTCCTCGCTTTCACTCTTGGTGTCAAGCAAATGATTTGTTGCTGCAATAAg ATGGATGCCACTACGCCCAAGTACTCCAAGGGTAGGTACGATGAAATTGTCAAGGAAGTTGCATCCTATTTGAAGAAGGTTGGCTACAACCCAGACAAAATCCCTTTTGTTCCCATCTCTGGTTTTGAGGGAGATAACATGATTGAGCGTTCTACAAATCTTGACTGGTACAAGGGTCCAACCCTTCTTGAGGCCCTTGACAATGTCAACGAGCCTAAGAGGCCATCAGACAAACCCCTTCGATTACCTCTTCAGGATGTCTACAAGATTGGAGGAATTGGAACTGTGCCCGTGGGACGTGTTGAAACCGGTACTATAAAACCTGGAATGGTGGTCACTTTTGGGCCAACTGGACTGCAAACTGAAGTCAAGTCTGTGGAGATGCACCATGAAGCTCTCGCAGAAGCCCTTCCTGGTGACAATGTCGGATTTAATGTTAAGAATGTTGCTGTAAAGGATCTCAAGCGTGGGTACGTTGCCTCAAACTCCAAGGATGACCCAGCTAAGGAGGCCGCCAATTTTACATCTCAAGTGATCATCATGAATCACCCTGGTCAGATTGGAAATGGATATGCCCCTGTTCTTGACTGCCACACCTCCCACATTGCTGTCAAGTTTGCTGAGCTGGTTACCAAGATTGACCGACGTTCTGGCAAAGAGATTGAGAAAGAGCCCAAGTTCTTAAAGAATGGTGATGCTGGTATTATTAAGATGGTTCCAACCAAGCCCATGGTGGTCGAGACTTTCTCGCAATATCCACCACTTGGCCGTTTTGCTGTCAGAGACATGCGCCAAACTGTGGCTGTTGGGGTCATCAAGGCTGTGGAGAAGAAGGAACCCACCGGAGCAGCTAATAAGATAAAGAAGAAATGA